GTGCGCCTGCGCGACGTGGCCACCATCGAAAGCGGCAGCGAGCTGCGCACCGGCGCGGCCACCAGCAACGGCCGCGAAGCGGTGCTCGGCACGGCCGTGCTGCTGATGGGGGAGAACAGCCGCACGGTCGCGCAGGCGGTGGACAAGCGCATCCAGGACATCCGTCGCACGCTGCCGGCCGGCGTGCGCGTGGAAACGGTCTATGACCGCACCGTGCTGGTCGACAAGGCCATTGCCACCGTCAAGAAGAACCTGCTGGAGGGCGCCATCCTGGTGATGGCGGTGCTGTTCCTCTTCCTCGGCAACCTGCGCGCGGCGGTGCTGACGGCGCTGGTGATTCCGCTGTCGATGCTGATGACCTTCAGCGGCATGGTGTCGGCCAAGGTCAGCGCCAACCTGATGAGCCTGGGCGCGCTGGACTTCGGCATCATCGTCGACGGCGCGGTGGTGATCGTCGAGAACTGCGTGCGCCGGCTGGCGCATGCGCAGCACGGGCTCGGCCGGCCGCTCACGCGCGCCGAGCGTTTCGAAGAAGTCTTCCAGGCGGCCCGCGAGGCGCGCCGGCCGCTGCTGTACGGCCAACTCATCATCATGGTGGTCTACCTGCCGATCTTTGCGCTGTCGGGCGTGGAAGGCAAGATGTTCCACCCGATGGCGATCACGGTGGTGCTGGCACTGGCCGCAGCCATGGTGCTGTCCGTCACCTTCGTGCCCGCGGCGGCGGCGCTGGGCATGGGCGAGCGCGTGGCGGAGAAGGAGAACCGCCTGATGGGCTGGGCGCGCCGGATGTATGCGCCGCTGCTGGAGCGCGCGCTGGCCGCGCCCGCCGTGGTGCTGACTTTTGCCGCGGTGGCGGTGAGCGTGTCGCTGGTCGCCGCTTTGCGCCTGGGGGCCGAGTTCGTGCCCAACCTGAACGAAGGCGATCTTTCCATCCAGGCCATGCGCGTGCCCGGCACCGGCCTGGCGCAATCGCTGGAGATGCAGATGCAGATCGAGCGCACGCTCAAGGCGAAGTTTCCCGAGATCGCGCGCGTCTTCGCCCGCACCGGCACCGCCGAGATCGCCACCGACGTGATGCCGCCCAGCATCTCTGACGGCTACATCATGCTGCGCCCCGAGCGGGACTGGCCGACCGGCCCGGACGGCCGGCGGCGCGATCGCGACCAGTTGCTGGCCGAGATCCGCGCCACGGTGGAGGCGCTGCCCGGCAATGCCTACGAGTTCTCGCAGCCGATCCAGCTGCGCTTCAACGAGCTGATCTCCGGCGTGCGCAGCGACGTGGCCGTCAAGCTGTTCGGCGACGACATGGCCGTGCTGGAGAAGCAGGCCCAGGTCGTTGCCGCCCAGCTCAACCGGCTTGCGGGCGCGGCCGAGGTGAAGATCGAGCAGACCGGCGGCCTGCCGTTCCTCAACATCGACATCGACCGCGAGAAGGCGGCGCGCTATGGGCTGGCCATCGGCGTTATCCAGGATACGGTTTCGGCTGCCATCGGCGGCAAGGATGCTGGCACGGTGTTCCAGGGCGACCGGCGCTTTGGCATCGTCGTGCGCCTGCCGGAGGCGGCGCGCAGCGATCCGGCCGCGCTGGGCCGCCTGCCGCTGGCGCTGCCCAACGGGCAGGGCTATGTGCCGCTGTCGGAAGTCGGCGCGCCGCACGAGGCGACCGGCCCGAACCAAGTCAGCCGCGAGGACGGCAAGCGCCGCATCGTGGTCAGCGCCAATGTGCGCGGGCGCGATATCGCCTCGTTCGTGCAGGAAGCACAGGGCGCGCTCGACGCGCAGATCCGCCTGCCGGCCGGCTACTGGATGGCGTGGGGCGGCCAGTTCGAGCAACTGCAGTCGGCCACCGAGCGGCTGCGGGTGGTGGTGCCGCTGGCGCTCGCGCTGGTGTTCGTGCTGCTGTTCATGATGTTCGGCAATCTGAAAGACGGCCTGCTGGTGTTCTCGGGTATTCCGTTCGCGTTGAGCGGCGGCATCGTGGCGCTGGCCCTGCGCGGCATTCCGCTGTCGATCTCGGCGGCGGTGGGCTTCATCGCGCTGTCGGGCGTGGCGGTGCTCAATGGGCTGGTGATGCTGAGCTTTATCCGCAGCCTGCGCGAAGGCGGCAAGCCGGTCGACGAAGCGGTCAGGGAAGGGGCGCTGACGCGCCTGCGCCCGGTGCTGATGACGGCGCTGGTCGCCTCGCTCGGTTTCGTGCCGA
The nucleotide sequence above comes from Ralstonia solanacearum K60. Encoded proteins:
- a CDS encoding efflux RND transporter permease subunit; amino-acid sequence: MFERLLRAVIAQRWLVLLAVLGAAAYGAYSYTRLSIDAVPDITNVQVQINTPAPGYSPLETEQRITYPLETAMAGLPKLEQTRSLSRYGLSQVTVIFKEGTDIYFARQLVSERLQAAKEQLPDGVSPGMGPVATGLGEIYLWTVEADAGARKPDGTAYTPADLRELQDWVIRPQIRNVPGVTEVNTIGGFAKEYLVATSPERLASYKLTLADIVAALERNNANVGAGYIERRGEQYLVRAPGQLRDAADIGNVVIASPNGTPVRLRDVATIESGSELRTGAATSNGREAVLGTAVLLMGENSRTVAQAVDKRIQDIRRTLPAGVRVETVYDRTVLVDKAIATVKKNLLEGAILVMAVLFLFLGNLRAAVLTALVIPLSMLMTFSGMVSAKVSANLMSLGALDFGIIVDGAVVIVENCVRRLAHAQHGLGRPLTRAERFEEVFQAAREARRPLLYGQLIIMVVYLPIFALSGVEGKMFHPMAITVVLALAAAMVLSVTFVPAAAALGMGERVAEKENRLMGWARRMYAPLLERALAAPAVVLTFAAVAVSVSLVAALRLGAEFVPNLNEGDLSIQAMRVPGTGLAQSLEMQMQIERTLKAKFPEIARVFARTGTAEIATDVMPPSISDGYIMLRPERDWPTGPDGRRRDRDQLLAEIRATVEALPGNAYEFSQPIQLRFNELISGVRSDVAVKLFGDDMAVLEKQAQVVAAQLNRLAGAAEVKIEQTGGLPFLNIDIDREKAARYGLAIGVIQDTVSAAIGGKDAGTVFQGDRRFGIVVRLPEAARSDPAALGRLPLALPNGQGYVPLSEVGAPHEATGPNQVSREDGKRRIVVSANVRGRDIASFVQEAQGALDAQIRLPAGYWMAWGGQFEQLQSATERLRVVVPLALALVFVLLFMMFGNLKDGLLVFSGIPFALSGGIVALALRGIPLSISAAVGFIALSGVAVLNGLVMLSFIRSLREGGKPVDEAVREGALTRLRPVLMTALVASLGFVPMALATGTGAEVQRPLATVVIGGILSSTALTLLVLPVLYRLAYRRDRRDSRDGAAVPADVAAAPAVRSGA